CAACCGTTTCGAACTATCTTCGAGCTGGCCACATCCGCAGTTCGGCGGCAGCTTCCTGCCGCGTACCCGCAGCGTCAGCGAGCAGGGTTTCCGCGCTGTGTGGGAGGTGTCATCGCTGGCTTCCAATGCACAACGCCAGTTGCGCAGCGGCGACGACAAGACGGGCGTGGAAGGCCTGGACATCCAGCTGGCCGAACCGGTGAATATTTATTCGCAGGCGGACCGCGCCACCAAATACGGCTTGCTGTTCGTACTGCTGACTTTCGTTGGATTCTTCATTTTTGAAATGATCAAGCAGCTGCCTATCCATCCCATCCAGTATCTGCTGGTAGGACTCGGACTGGCGATCTTCTTCCTGATACTGGTCAGCCTGTCCGAGCATATCGCCTTCTGGATGGCTTATCTTGCCGCCAGCGCCGCCTGCATCAGCCTGCTGACCTTTTACCTGAGCCAGGTGTTGCGCAGCGTTGCCCGCGGCCTGGGATTCGGCGCCATGCTGACGCTGTTGTACGGCACCTTGTACGGCCTGCTGATATCGGAAGACAACGCCCTGATGCTGGGCAGCCTGATGCTATTCGTGATCCTGGCCGTGATCATGATCGTCACCCGCAAGATCGACTGGTATCAGACAGCCGCACCGAACAAGCCTGAGATCGCTTAAGCGCCACAGACAAGGAGATTGCAATGGCAACCGGCATTCAAGTAAATCCAGATATATGGACCACGCGGGAACTGGGCCTTATCTTTCTATATGGATCGTTGTACCTGCTCAGCCTGACCTATGCAATATGGCAGGGATGTCGCGCCGCCAGCCAGCGATGGTACTGGATATGCTGCGCGATATTGATCGTGGCCGGCACGCTGACGATGATTTATGCCGTGCCAGATGCTCCTGACAGCGGCGAGATGCCACGGCAATTTGGACTTGGCGTCTGGCCGATGCTGTTCGGGTTGCTCGGCGCCGTGGCAGGCATCGCAGCGCATGCGCTGCGCCGCTTGTTCATGCGGCCGGGCCTATGATTCCTGGGTTCAGGTCCGCAGCGCAACGTCCGCCACCGGCGCCGCAGTCATGCTCACCAGCTGCCGTGGCGTCAGGTTGAATACGGCATGCGGATGTCCGGCAGCAGCCCAGACACTGTCCAGCTGCAGCAGATCCTGGTCGATCAGCATCAGCGTCTTGCCGACGTGGCCGATCGGGCAGACGCCGCCGATGGCATAGCCGATACGCTCCTTGACGAAGCGCGCATCGGCCTTGCCCAGCGGCCCGACAATGGCGGCAACCTTGGCTTCATCGACGCGGTTGCTGCCGCTGGCGACCACCATCACGGCAGCGTCATCGGCCAGGCGCCGGAACACGATAGATTTGGCGATCTCGGCCACGCTGCAGCCCAGGCCGGCGGCGGCTTCGGCGGAGGTCTTGCCGGTTGCAGGCAGCATCACGACCGGCCGGTCGTGTCCGATGGTAGTCAGCAGATCGGCAACGCGCTGTGCGCTTTCCGGTAATTTTTCCATACGATCGTCGTCTTATCCAAAAATGCGGTCCTGGCAAAACGCCGTGGCGGCGTCTTACTTGGCGGCGTCAAAATACTGGGCGTGCAGCTTGTCGTAGCTGCCGTCAGCCTTGATGGCGGCCAGGCCCTGGTTGATTTTTCCCAGCAATGCGGCATTACCCTTTTGCACCGCGATGCCGAAATATTCTTTCGGGAAATTATCGTCCGTCACCATGTGGATGCCCTTGACCTGATTGTTGGACAGATAATGCACCACCGCGCCCTTGTCGGCGATGACCGCGCTGACGCCGCCGGTTTCCAGCTCTTTCATGGCCAGCGGAGTAGATTCAAAACGTTTGATGTTTGCATTGTTGTCGCCCGCCAGCTTCTGCATCATTTCATCGCCGGTAGAGCCTTGCAGGACGCCAACCTTGAGCGGCTTGAGATCTGTGATCTTGCCGATCTTGGAATCGTTAGGCACCACGATCACCTGGCCGGCTTCGAAATAAGGATCCGAAAAATCGACAGTCAGCTTGCGCTTCTCGGTAATCGTCAGGCCGGAAACGATAATGTCGCGGTCACCCTGCGCCAGTGCGGTAAAGATGCCGTCGAAAGGCGTATTGACGAACTTGACCTTGAATCCTTCCTTTTCCGCGACCGCCTTCAGCACGTCGATATCGAAGCCCACCAGTTCCTTGTGCTCGTTTTCGTACTCGAATGGCGCATAGGTGGCGCCGGTGCCCACCACATATTCTTTCACCGCCGCGCTGGCGGCCGGTGCGTCTTCATGCTTGCTGCATGCGCTCAGTGCGCCCAGGGCCAGTACGGTCAGCAAGGCGGTTTTGATAAGAGTATGTTTCATGGTTCTTCCGTTTTCTGTTGATAGGCAAAGCTGATATGAGGGATTATGCACTAACGCCGGCAACAGCCGCACCAAACGGGTGCGCAAGGCAAGATGCAGAAATCCCCAGCTGGATTACAGCATCATCCATGCCAAGCACAGACATGCTGCCAAGAGGGGGCGGCTGTCCTTTCAGCTTTCAGCCGGCGCGCTTGGCGGCAATCGCATTACCCGCATGGCTGGCCGATTTGCGTCCCAGGTGGCGTGAAATGAACTGGCCGGCGTCGACCACCGCGTCCAGGTCGATGCCGGTTTCGATTCCCAGTCCCTGCATCAGGTACAGCACATCTTCCGAAGCCACGTTGCCGGTGGCGCCCTTGGCGTATGGACAACCGCCGAGGCCGGCGACGGAAGAGTGGTAGATCGAAATTCCGACTTCCAGGCTGGCGTAGATATTCGCCAGCGCCTGGCCGTAGGTATCGTGGAAATGACCGGACAGGCGCTCGATAGGAAATTCCTGCACCAGTCTTTGCATCACACTGTGGACTTTATTGGGCGTAGCGACGCCGATGGTGTCGGCGATATCGATTTCATCGCAGCCAAGGTCGCGCAGCCGATGCAGCACGTCGACCACGGAGTCGATCCCGACTTCGCCTTGATACGGGCAGCCGAACACGCAGCTGATGCTGCCGCGCAGGCGCTTGCCTTCCTGCTTGGCGAGCTTGGCGACATCGCGGAAACGTTCTATCGATTCCGCGATCGAGCAGTTGATATTCTTTTGCGAGAAAGCCTCGGACGCCGCGCCGAAGATCACCATCTCGTCGGCGCCGGCGGCCAGCGCCGCTTCCAGGCCTTTCATGTTCGGCACCAGGGCGGAATAGATCACACCCGGCTTGCGCTGGATGGCCGCCATCACTTCGGCCGAAGTAGCCATCTGCGGCACCCATTTCGGCGACACGAACGACGCCGCTTCGATGTTGACGAAGCCGGCCTTGGTGAGCTGGTCGACCAGCGCGATTTTCACGTCGGCCGGGATGGTTTCCTTTTCGTTCTGCAAGCCGTCGCGCGGACCGACTTCAACGATTTTCACTTTGCTGGGGAATGTCATTGCTTGCCTCTTATTTTGCTTATCAGTAGCCGTTGCTGCGATCGATGATGCCGCTCACCGCTTTACCATGTTCCAGCAACCGTATCTTGTCACTGATCTGCCGCACCGAATCCTCGTCCACCGTAATGGCCGAGATATGCGGGGTAATGCTGATGCGCGGCTCTTGCCAGAACGGATGGTCCGGCGCCAGCGGTTCCTGCTCGAAGACGTCCAGCGTCGCCGCGGCGACCTGTCCTTCCTGGATCAGCGCCAG
The sequence above is a segment of the Collimonas sp. PA-H2 genome. Coding sequences within it:
- a CDS encoding hydroxymethylglutaryl-CoA lyase; translated protein: MTFPSKVKIVEVGPRDGLQNEKETIPADVKIALVDQLTKAGFVNIEAASFVSPKWVPQMATSAEVMAAIQRKPGVIYSALVPNMKGLEAALAAGADEMVIFGAASEAFSQKNINCSIAESIERFRDVAKLAKQEGKRLRGSISCVFGCPYQGEVGIDSVVDVLHRLRDLGCDEIDIADTIGVATPNKVHSVMQRLVQEFPIERLSGHFHDTYGQALANIYASLEVGISIYHSSVAGLGGCPYAKGATGNVASEDVLYLMQGLGIETGIDLDAVVDAGQFISRHLGRKSASHAGNAIAAKRAG
- a CDS encoding basic amino acid ABC transporter substrate-binding protein, coding for MKHTLIKTALLTVLALGALSACSKHEDAPAASAAVKEYVVGTGATYAPFEYENEHKELVGFDIDVLKAVAEKEGFKVKFVNTPFDGIFTALAQGDRDIIVSGLTITEKRKLTVDFSDPYFEAGQVIVVPNDSKIGKITDLKPLKVGVLQGSTGDEMMQKLAGDNNANIKRFESTPLAMKELETGGVSAVIADKGAVVHYLSNNQVKGIHMVTDDNFPKEYFGIAVQKGNAALLGKINQGLAAIKADGSYDKLHAQYFDAAK
- a CDS encoding YbaK/EbsC family protein translates to MEKLPESAQRVADLLTTIGHDRPVVMLPATGKTSAEAAAGLGCSVAEIAKSIVFRRLADDAAVMVVASGSNRVDEAKVAAIVGPLGKADARFVKERIGYAIGGVCPIGHVGKTLMLIDQDLLQLDSVWAAAGHPHAVFNLTPRQLVSMTAAPVADVALRT